The Kribbella sp. HUAS MG21 genome includes the window GTCACCCGGGAAGATCGCCGCCGAGATGTACGTCACGCCGTACGCGTAGATGCCGTAGTCGAACCACTCCGTGGCGTTGCCGATCGCCGAGGCGGCGATGGCTTTCCTCAGTACTCCGGGCGGCTGCTCCTTCTCCGTCGTGGTCTGCGGCGGACTCACGGGCGGCCGGTCCTGGGGCTGCGCGGCCCCGGAAGAATCAGCAGGGCCCGCTGGCGGGGTCTCGGCGTCCACGGTTTCCTCCTGTCGTCATACGGCCTCACCCGAGTGCCCACCCGCACGTAGTTCACACGCCCGCACGGGTCAGGTCGTAGTTTTGTTGACAATCCGAAGGTTAACCATGTGCATTCGTGAACCACAAGGAGTTGAGTGCGCGTGTCAGTCGCGGCTGACGAAGCCTTCCTTGACGAGCCAGTCCATGGCGACGTCGGCGGGCTCGCGGCCGTCGACGTCGACCTGCGCGTTGAGCTCGATCAGCACCTCGTCGGTCAGCTTGTCCGACACCGGCTGCAGCAGGTCCCGCAACTGCGGGTACTCGTCCAGCACCTTCTTGCTGATCACCGGAGCCACGTTGTACGCCGGGAAGTACTTCTTGTCGTCCTCCAGCACCACCAGGTCGAGGGACTTGATCCGCCCGTCCGTGGTGAAGATCTCCCCGAACCGGCAGTCCCCCTTGCTCGTCGCGGCGTACACCGCGCCGGTATCCAGCGTCCGGATGTTGTCCCGCGGTACGCCGGAACCCAACGGGATCCCGTAGTGCTTCAGCATCGGCTCGAACCCGTCGTTGCGGTTCGCGAACTCGGACTCGACGCAGAACGTCCGCTCCTTGACCGGCACCGACCGGACCTGGGACAGCTTGGTGATGCCCAGCCGCTCGGACTCCTTCCGCGTCATCGCGAAGCCGTAGCTGTTGTTCATCGGCGCGGGCTTCAGCCAGATGAAGCCGTACTTCTGCTCGTCCTCCTTGCGCACCGCGTCGTACTGCTGCTGCTTGTCCGGGATCCCGGTGTCGTGGCCGAGGTACGAGATCCACGCCGTCCCGGTGTACTCCCACGACATCTGGATCTGGCCCTGGATCATCGCCTGCCGGGACGTGTCGCTGCCGGGCATGTTGGTCAGGTCCTGGACGTCGGCGCCGGCGGAGCGCATCAGGATCGCGGCGATCTTGCCGAGGATCAACTGCTCCTGGAAGCTCTTCGACCCGATGCCGATCGTGAGCCCGTCCAGGCCCTTCACCGAACTCAGTGGGCCCTGGAGCGCACCGGTCGGCACGAAGCCGCCGCTGGTCCCCAGGCCGCAGCCGGACAGCACAACGAGGAGCGCGGACACCGCCGCTACCAGCCGCTTCATCCGAGTCCTCTCGGTCGGGTGATCTCTTCGAGTACGCGGCCCGCCCAGTCGATCAGCAGCGCGAGCGCCGCGACGAGGAGGGCGCCGCTGATCAGCACGGGATACCGCAGCAACCGGATGCCGGTGGTGATCAAGCTGCCCAGTCCCCCGGCGTCGATGAACGTGGCGAGCGTCGCCGTACCGACGACCAGGACCAGCGCGGTGCGGATGCCGGCCATGATCACCGGCACCGCGAGCGGCAATTCGATCCGGCGCAGTACTGCGGCACTCGACATGCCCATGCCGCGCCCGGCCTCGACGAGGGTCCGGTCGACGCCTTGCAGACCGACGATCGTGTTCCGTAGTACCGGCAGGATCGCGTAGAGGCAGAGCGCCAGGATCGCGGTCCAGAAGCCGAAGCCGAGCCAGATCGCGAGCAGCACGATCAGGCCGATCACCGGCGCCGCCTGGCCCGCGTTCGCCACCGCGACCACGACCGGGGCGGCCCGGCGGGACCGCGGCCGGGTCAACATGATGCCGAGCGGTACGGCGACCAGCAGCACGATGATCGTGGCCACCGCGGTGAGTTCGAGGTGTTCGACGGTCAGCCGGCCGACCAGTTTCCAGTCCAGCTGGCGCTGCTCGATCGAGTCGAGTTCGGCCTGCGAGCGCCAGATCGCCCAGGCCGCGACGACGACCGCGACGAACAGCGGCTGCCCGATCAGCAGCCCCCACGACGGCCGCCGCGCCCGCCCGGCGGCGAGACCGGCGGCGGTCGCCTTCGCGTCCGCGAGGTTCTCCCGCGGCTTGAGATCGGGTCCCGGATCGAGTGCGGTCACGGCGCGACCTCCGCCTCCGGCCGCCCGTTCCCATCCGGATCCGGCCGGCCATTCCCGTCCGTGTGGTCATTCCCGTCTGCGTGACCGTTGCCGTCCTGGATGCGGGTGAGCACGGTCTGGAAGTCGACGACGCCGAGGTACTCGTCACGGCGGCCGGTCACCACAGCACTCCCGTGGCTGGACATCAGCATCGTGTCGAGCGCGTCGTTCAGCGTCGCGCGCCGGTCGATCGTCACCAGGTCACTGTCATCGGGTGGGGCCGGCACATTGTCGACATTCGACAAATCGGTGGTCCACATCCAGTCCACCGGCCGCCGGCGCCGGTCGAGCACGACCACGGAGTCGTCACCCGCGGCCTTGGCGGCCCGCAGTACCTCCGGTGCCGGGTCGCCGATCTCCGCGACCGTCGGCTGGGTCAGCTCGATCTCGCTGACCCGGCTCAGTGTCAGCTGCTTGAGCGCGGCACCTGCGCCGACGAAGTCCGCGACGAACCGGTTCGCCGGGTTCGCGAGGATCGCCTCCGGGGTGTCGTACTGCGCGATCTGCGCACCCTCGGTGAGGATCAGGATCCGGTCGCCGAGCTTCACCGCCTCGTCGAAGTCATGGGTGACGCAAACGATCGTCTTACGCAGCTCCTCCTGGATGCTGAGCAGCTCGTCCTGCAGCCGCTGCCGGGTGATCGGGTCGACCGCGCCGAACGGCTCGTCCATCAGGATCACCGGCGGGTCCGCGGCCAGCCCGCGCGCCACCCCGACGCGTTGCTGCTGGCCGCCGGAGAGCTCCCGCGGGTAGCGGTCGCGGTACCGCTGCGGGTCGAGCCCGACGAGTTCGAGCAGCTCGTCGACGCGTTCCGCCGTACGGCGTTTGTCCCAACCCAGCAGGCCCGGGACGAGCGCGATGTTCTGCGTGACGGTCATGTGCGGGAACAGGCTGCCGCCCTGGATCACGTACCCGATCCGGCGCCGCAGGTCGTCGTCGTTCTGCCGGCTGACGTCCTCGCCGCCGATCCGGATGCTGCCGGACGTCGGCTCGATCAGCCGGTTGATCATCTTCAGCGAGGTGGTCTTGCCGCAGCCGGACGGGCCGACGAACATCACGATCTCGCCGGCCGGGATGTGCAGGGACAGGCTTTCGACGGCCGGCTTCTTCTGGCCCGGGTACCGCTTGACGACATCGGTCAGCTCGATGTCGACGCCGCTGACGTGTGGTTCGGATTCAGGCACGGATACCCCTCGAGGTGGTCAGGCGGCCGACGAGCAGCAGCATGGCGTCCAGGATCAGAGCGAGCAGGACCACGCCGAGCGTGCCGACCAGCGCGGAGTTCAGCGCGTTCGCGCCACCGATCTGGGTCAGACCGGTGAAGATGAAGCTGCCCAGGCCGGGCCCGAGCACGTACGCCGCGATCGCCGCGATGCCCATCGACATCTGGGCCGAGACCCGGACGCCGGCGAGGATCACCGGCCAGGCCAGCGGCAGCTCGATCCGCAGCAGGGTCCGCGCCGCGCCCATGCCCATCCCGCGGGCCGACTCGATCAGCGTCGCGTCCACGCCGGCCAGGCCGACGACCGCGTTGCGCAGGATCGGCAGGCACGCGTAGAAGGTCACCGCGACCACCGAGGTCGCCGTACCGATGCCGGCGATCGGGATCATCAGGCCGAGCAGCGCGAACGACGGGATGGTCAGCCCGACGGCGCTGACCGCGCCGGCCAGCGACGCGATCCGCGGATTCCGGTGCACCACGACGGCGAGGCCGACCGCGATCACCGTGGCCAGCAGCACGCACTGGATCACCAGGCTGAGGTGCTGGTAGCTCTGGTAGAGCAGTTGCGAGTAACGCTCAGTTATGTAGTCCCACACGTGGCCAGCCGTACCCAACAAACGTGTGATTCATACATTGGGACGATCTCTTCCGAAGTCCGGACACGCCGAAGCCCCCGGTCACCGCGGTGACCGGGGGCTTCGGGGAGGCCTAGCCGAACGGGCTCAGTTGAACGAGTCGCCGCAGGCGCAGGAGCCGGTGGCGTTCGGATTGTCGATCGTGAAGCCCTGCTTCTCGATTGTGTCGACGAAGTCGATCGTCGCGCCCTTCAGGTACGGCGCGCTCATCCGGTCGGTGACGACGTTCACACCGTCGAAGTCGGCCACCACGTCACCGTCGAGCTGACGCTCGTCGAAGAACAGCTGGTACCGCAGCCCGGAGCACCCACCCGGCTGCACGGCGACCCGCAGCGCGAGGTCGTCGCGGCCTTCCTGGTCGAGCAGCGCCTTCACCTTCGCGGCGGCTCCGTCGGTAAGGAGAACACCAGTGGCGGCGGCCTGCTCGGTCTGCGCTTCAGTCATCCCTGACTCCAGTCATCTGCTCAAGTGCCGGCGCACAGCTCCGTCGGCACGGAAGTCTCTTGTCAACACGGTCCAACACAAGCCGGTCCGCGCTCATTCCCATGGTCGCACACCAATTTCACGGATCAACTACCACACCACCAGGTGATCAGCGGGCCCACGTCCGGGCGACACGCTCCGCGACCGCCGCGAGCGAGCCGTGCGGGTCCGCGAAGGCCTGCTCCTCGCCGACCGCGTCGACCAGCGCGTACGCCGACTCGACGCCCATCGAGCGCATCTCGCGGGACCCGATCAGGACCTTGCCCGCGAGTACGACGCACGGCCGCATCGCGTCGTTCGCCACCTTCGCGACGCCGGCGATCACCTTGCCGTCGCGGGACTGGAAGTCGAACGCACCCTCACCGCTGAGCACCAGGTCGACCTGGGAGGCCTTCTGCTTGAGCCCGGTCAGCTCGGCGACCAGGTCGATGCCGGAGACCCGTTCGGCGCCGAGCAGTAGCAGTGCGTAACCGAGGCCGCCCGCGGCGCCGGCGCCCTTCTGGTCCGCGGTCTTCCGGTCGGCGAGCTCCGCGAAGTGCGTCAGCCAGCCGTCGACCTCCGGCTTCCGCTCGTCGGTGATCCCCTTCTGCGAGCCGAACACGTTCGTCGCGCCGCGCAGCCCGAGCATCGGGTTCTCGACATCGCTGGCCGCGACGAACTCGACGCCCGCGACGCGGTCCCGGGCAGGCTGCAGGTCGACCGCGGTCAATCCGGCGAGGCCGGCGGCTCCGCCGTCCAGCTGACCTGATTCCGCGGTCGCGCCGAGCGCGGCGAGCAGGCCGGCGCCGGCGTCGTTCGTACCGGAGCCGCCGAGGCCGAGGATGATCCGCTTCGCACCGGCGTCGATCGCGGCGGTGATCAGCTGCCCCACGCCGTACGTCGTCGCGTCCTCGGGCCGCCGCTGCTTCGGCTCCACCAGGTGCAGCCCGCACGCCTGCGCGGTCTCGACGTACGCCGTCTCACCCGCGAGCAGCACGGTCGCCGGGGTTTCCGTGCCGAGCGGTCCGCGCACGGTGACCGACAGCAAGGTCCCGTCGACCACCGCGGACAGCACGTCGATGAACCCGGGACCGCCGTCAGCCATCGGCGCCACCAGCACCTCGGCGTCCGGATCGCGCCGCCGCCACCCTTCCTCGATGGCCGCCGCAGCCTCTACGGCCGTCAACGTCCCCGCGAACTTGTCCGGCGCAATCAGAATCCGCATGGCCACATCCTCTCCCACGCGGTTCGGTTGACGGCGCCCAGTGCCACCAGTTGGATCGTCGACATGAGGACAATCCTCTTCGCGCTGCGCGTCAGCGACCTGGACCGTTCACTGGCCTTCTACCGGAAGGTCGGCTACCTCGAGCTCAGCAAGATTCCGTTCGACGACGGCTCCAGCCTGGTCTGGCTCCGGCTCCCGGACGAGCCGTCGGTGTCCCTCGAACTCGTGCATCGGCCCGCCGACGGACCGGTCGAGGCCGGCGGGTTCCAGCACTTCGCCATTGAGGTCGAGTCGCTCGCCGAGACCGTCGACCGGCTCACCGCCGCCGGCCTGAATCCCGGCGAGCCCGAACTCCCCGGCGGCTCCGACGGCCCGAAGACGTCCTGGGTCGTCGACCCCGACGGCTACCGCTTCGAACTCGTCGAATGGCCGGCCGGGGCACCGACCTTCGACTGATGGACTGGCCGACGACCGAGACCGAGGCCATCGCGGTCCAGAACGAGCTGCAATCGCTGGTCGATCCCACCGACCACCCCGGCGTCGTACGGCGCGTCGCCGGCCTCGACGTCGCGTACGACGGAGACCACCTGGCCGCGGCGGTCGTCGTACTCGACCGCGAGACGCTGCGCGAGGTCGAGCGCGCCGTGGTCGTCGGGGAAACGCGATTCCCGTACGTACCCGGGCTGTTCGCGTTCCGCGAGGTACCGGCCTTGCTCGCGGCACTCGATCGACT containing:
- a CDS encoding glycine betaine ABC transporter substrate-binding protein, whose translation is MKRLVAAVSALLVVLSGCGLGTSGGFVPTGALQGPLSSVKGLDGLTIGIGSKSFQEQLILGKIAAILMRSAGADVQDLTNMPGSDTSRQAMIQGQIQMSWEYTGTAWISYLGHDTGIPDKQQQYDAVRKEDEQKYGFIWLKPAPMNNSYGFAMTRKESERLGITKLSQVRSVPVKERTFCVESEFANRNDGFEPMLKHYGIPLGSGVPRDNIRTLDTGAVYAATSKGDCRFGEIFTTDGRIKSLDLVVLEDDKKYFPAYNVAPVISKKVLDEYPQLRDLLQPVSDKLTDEVLIELNAQVDVDGREPADVAMDWLVKEGFVSRD
- a CDS encoding ABC transporter permease; translated protein: MTALDPGPDLKPRENLADAKATAAGLAAGRARRPSWGLLIGQPLFVAVVVAAWAIWRSQAELDSIEQRQLDWKLVGRLTVEHLELTAVATIIVLLVAVPLGIMLTRPRSRRAAPVVVAVANAGQAAPVIGLIVLLAIWLGFGFWTAILALCLYAILPVLRNTIVGLQGVDRTLVEAGRGMGMSSAAVLRRIELPLAVPVIMAGIRTALVLVVGTATLATFIDAGGLGSLITTGIRLLRYPVLISGALLVAALALLIDWAGRVLEEITRPRGLG
- a CDS encoding ABC transporter ATP-binding protein, yielding MPESEPHVSGVDIELTDVVKRYPGQKKPAVESLSLHIPAGEIVMFVGPSGCGKTTSLKMINRLIEPTSGSIRIGGEDVSRQNDDDLRRRIGYVIQGGSLFPHMTVTQNIALVPGLLGWDKRRTAERVDELLELVGLDPQRYRDRYPRELSGGQQQRVGVARGLAADPPVILMDEPFGAVDPITRQRLQDELLSIQEELRKTIVCVTHDFDEAVKLGDRILILTEGAQIAQYDTPEAILANPANRFVADFVGAGAALKQLTLSRVSEIELTQPTVAEIGDPAPEVLRAAKAAGDDSVVVLDRRRRPVDWMWTTDLSNVDNVPAPPDDSDLVTIDRRATLNDALDTMLMSSHGSAVVTGRRDEYLGVVDFQTVLTRIQDGNGHADGNDHTDGNGRPDPDGNGRPEAEVAP
- a CDS encoding ABC transporter permease; this encodes MWDYITERYSQLLYQSYQHLSLVIQCVLLATVIAVGLAVVVHRNPRIASLAGAVSAVGLTIPSFALLGLMIPIAGIGTATSVVAVTFYACLPILRNAVVGLAGVDATLIESARGMGMGAARTLLRIELPLAWPVILAGVRVSAQMSMGIAAIAAYVLGPGLGSFIFTGLTQIGGANALNSALVGTLGVVLLALILDAMLLLVGRLTTSRGIRA
- the erpA gene encoding iron-sulfur cluster insertion protein ErpA, with the translated sequence MTEAQTEQAAATGVLLTDGAAAKVKALLDQEGRDDLALRVAVQPGGCSGLRYQLFFDERQLDGDVVADFDGVNVVTDRMSAPYLKGATIDFVDTIEKQGFTIDNPNATGSCACGDSFN
- a CDS encoding glycerate kinase; translated protein: MRILIAPDKFAGTLTAVEAAAAIEEGWRRRDPDAEVLVAPMADGGPGFIDVLSAVVDGTLLSVTVRGPLGTETPATVLLAGETAYVETAQACGLHLVEPKQRRPEDATTYGVGQLITAAIDAGAKRIILGLGGSGTNDAGAGLLAALGATAESGQLDGGAAGLAGLTAVDLQPARDRVAGVEFVAASDVENPMLGLRGATNVFGSQKGITDERKPEVDGWLTHFAELADRKTADQKGAGAAGGLGYALLLLGAERVSGIDLVAELTGLKQKASQVDLVLSGEGAFDFQSRDGKVIAGVAKVANDAMRPCVVLAGKVLIGSREMRSMGVESAYALVDAVGEEQAFADPHGSLAAVAERVARTWAR
- a CDS encoding VOC family protein encodes the protein MRTILFALRVSDLDRSLAFYRKVGYLELSKIPFDDGSSLVWLRLPDEPSVSLELVHRPADGPVEAGGFQHFAIEVESLAETVDRLTAAGLNPGEPELPGGSDGPKTSWVVDPDGYRFELVEWPAGAPTFD